The nucleotide sequence GCGATCGAGATGTAGATGATCCCAAAGACGCCGAGCATGGCAACGATCTCCGGTCCCACGCGCGCGCTGAGCGCGACCGCGGGCGAAAACACGTACAGCGCGAGCGCGATGTAGCCGCCTGCATTGCCGTAGAGCCGCCGCGCCACATACCAGAGCGAGCCGCCGAGCAGCAGCCCGATCACCAGGAAGGGAAAGCGCGCTAGCCAGCGGACGGAAGGCGGGAGGGGATATCCTCCTTCGGCGTCGCCGCCGGCGCCGGATGGCTCGGCGAAGGGGACCAGCGAGGTCTTGCCCGCGGCAACTACCGGAACGGCGGCGCTGAGCGCGACCAGCGGCGAGACGAAGTGCGGAGCAACAAGAAAGTGCGGAGCGACCAGAAAGCCTGGAGCGTCCTGCGGCGCGGCACGCAACCGCTGCTCGCCCGTCTGGATGTATCCCAACTCCGCGCCCGCGAGCGGCCGGCGCGCGGCGAGGTAGAGTGCCTGCGCCAGGAATACCAGTAATAAGAGGATGGCGAAGACTTGCGGACGTCCGAAACGTTCGCGGTTGAAAGGATTGGGCACCGCGACTGTTCTATCACCATTCGCGTACCCCATGCCGCAGAGAAGGATCGGCCCGGGGTAGGCGGCGTTAGCTTGCCTATCCCGGGCCTGTTCGGAGGACAGCAGTGGTCGCTAGTGTTTGGTGCTGGCTCCGCTTTTTCCAATCGGCTCGGCGCGCGAGAGGAAGAAGACCTCCGTCATCGCCGCGACCGCCTTCAGGCTCGCCGCCGGCAGCTCGCCGTAGACGAGCTTGGCCGTGGTGGGCTGGATGGTGAGCTTGAAGCCGAGCAGTTTCAACTTCTGCAACGTGGCGGCGGAGTTGTCGGTGAGCGCGATGCGGACATGCAACACGCCCGAGCAACCACCCGCACTTGCTGGCTTGGCTTCGAGGCAGGCGAGGATCTGGAACAACTCGTCCGTCATCTTCGCGACCATCGCTTCGTCTTTGCGGTCGGCGTAGCCCTTGCCGGCCGTGCCGCTCAACGAGTAGGTGTTGCGCGAACGCGTGGGCAGCGATTGGATCTGCTGTCGCAAGATCATCGGCACCGGTGACGAGGCGGGTGGCGCGTTGAGCATCCCTGACCCGTTGTATGAGCCGGCGAAGTTCATTGTCTTGGCGTCGCGCTCTTCGCCCACCGCCATGGCGCGGTCCACGCCCTGCGGCACTTCGACCGGGACCTGGACAGTCCGCGGCACGCCCGAGTCAGTCACGACCATCTCTTCCACCGCAACCAAGGAGGTGAACTGCGTCATCATCTTGTAGTCGAGGCCGAGCTGCGTCACCTGCTCCTGCAACGCTTTCTTCATCGTGCCTTGCTGCGCGCCGTTCCAATCCTGCGACATCAGGTCATCGACCTTGCGGCGCGCCCACAGGGTGGCGAGCACGCGGTTCGACTTCTCGACTGCGGGAAGATCGACGGTGATCTCGCGGGTGAAGGGCTGGCCGGCGCGGCGGCCGCGTAGCGTGATGGTGCCGTGCGCCGCCTGGGTGTAGCGTCCGGTGAGAACGAGCGGCTTGGCGCTGAACAGGTCGGCAGGACGCGCGGGCGAGACGTCGGTGACGGGCAATCCGTTCCAGTCGATGGAAACGTCGGTGAGCAGCGGCGTGCGCACGCGCTCTTCGAGACGCGTGACGGCCGCTTCGGCGTCGCTATCGAGCGTGACGTACTCCACCTCGCCGCGGCCTTCCTTGGCCATGTTGTCGAGCAAGAACCGATTCACGCTGTTGCCGATGCCAAACGCGAAAACGCGCGCGTTGGCATGCTTCTTCACCTCGCCAATGATCTCCATGTCGTTCCCCACGTAGCCATCGGTAAAGAAGATGGCGATGCGCAGGTGGTCGAGTTTGTCGGTGGGCGCGAGCGCGGCGCGGATGGCCTTCATCATCTCCGTCCCGCCCGAACCTTCGCGCGAGGCGAGAAATTGCTGCGCCTTGACGAGGTTGGCGGCGGTGGCGGGCACGGGTTCGGGAAAAAGGATGTGCTCGTCGCCGGAAAAAGTGATGAGGTTGAAAGTGTCTTTGGCGCGCAGGTTGCCGAGCGCGAGCGCCATCGTCTCTTTTGCCTTCTCGATGGGGAAGCCGGACATCGAGCCGGAGGTATCGAGCACGAAGACGAGCTCGCGCGGCGTGGCGTCTTCATCGAACACGCGCTCCGGCGGCTGCAGGATGAAGGTGAAGTATCCGGCAGTCTGCGAGCCGGCGAGGGCGCCGCCGAGCGATTGTGCAGCTTTTGATTGTTCGGCATGGACCAGCAGCGCATCCGCGATCTGCTGGCCGGCAACTTCGTAACGCAGGATGAAGTCTTTGTTGGGGATGGTGTCCTCGTCGCGCAGCCGCACCACGGCGCTCGACGCGCCGGTGCGTTCGACGTCGACTTGATGCAGCTCGCTGCGCAGTCCGGTGATGGGCACGCCGGCATCGAGTGCGACCGCGATGGAGATGTCGTGTCCGGCGCGGACATTTTGCGGCGCGACCGGCGGCGTGATGCGGGATGCGTCGGGAACTTTGCCGGTGTCGGGAAGGCGACCGCCGCCCTGCTGTCCGATGACCTGGTTTGCTTGAAGAGCGGCGCCCGGGATGTAGCGCGGGCCAACGACCGTCGGGAACATGAACTCGTAGGACCCGGCTTCGTACTTGAGCGTGTCCACGTAAGTGAGCGTGATGGTGACGGTCTCGCCGGGCATGATGTTGGCGACCGACTGAGTGAAGATGTTAGGGCGCTCCTGATCGAGGAGCGCGGCGACGTGTCCGGTGGAGCGCGCTTTGTCGTAGATGGCCTGCGCTTCTTCCCGGCGCTTGATGATGCCGCGCACCAGGCGCGTTCCCACGTGCATCGTCATGTCATTCACAGCCGCGTTCTGCGGCAGCGGAAACACATAGACAGCTTCGATCTTGTCCGTGCCGTCGTTCACGAACTCCTGCGTGACTTCCACGCGTGCCAGGAATCCGGAGATCTCCGCCTTCACGCCGGTGTGCTTCAGCGGACACTCGCCGATGACCTGTCCGTCTTTGCCGATGACCTGAAGCGCGCCCGCCTGGCCAGGATGCGACGGGCTCGGCTTCGGTGGAGGAGGTGGCGCGGCGTGCGTGACTGACAGGTTGAGGAAAAAAAGCGCGCCGGAAAGGGCGAGCAGTGCGGCGAGGACTACATACCTTGTCTTCATTCGAGTTCTCCGTTCGAGTGAGGGCCGGCGTCCGGCTGCGAGTTCATTCGAACTGCCGCTCGGGCGCCGGCCCTGTGCGCGCTCTGCCTGAGAACGGCGAATGCGCGCGGACTTGCAGCAAACCGGCGGAATAATCTCCGTAGCGGCAACGCTCCTGAATGAATAACGGCGAGCATCCATAAAAGACACTCGCCCGCGCGAAGAAATCGGGACGGTTACCAGCTGTAATGCACGGGCGGGTGGCCCAGACACAGTGGGTGGCCCACTCAAGCGTCCGCTTGTGGGGGAGAAATAATCAATGCGAATGACGTATTCGCTTTACTTTCGCCCATAAATGGGCGAACTTGGCGTCGTCCGTCCTAGGCCGAACTCCGTTCTTTCTCATTAGCAATCGTCCATAGTCGGCGATCTCGCCGAGATCCCAACCAAATCTCGCCGAGACCGGCCGAGACCAGCCCGTGAGCTTTCGCGCTAACTCATTGAAACGACTAGGAGCCGCGCAGGGGGGAAGGGGCGGGCTCGATCCCGCCCCACTCGACGCTCTGCTACCACGAATAGTGGACCGTGTACGTGATGACGGCTTCGCCATTCGGCGTGATGGTGACCGGGAATTCGATGGTCTGCGCGTCCTTCTTGCGGAACGTCGTGGTCTTCGCGGTGATGTCCCAGTTCGACCAGCGATACAGGTGCTCGACCACGCGGACGGTGACAGCCGTCTTCTTATGGTTGCGCACCTTGATCTCGAAGCTCTCGTCGATCCACTCCTGGCTGGAGTTCACCTTGATGTCGGTGCGGCGGCATTCGCCGACCACGTCGAAGGCGTTGCCGGTGTAGACGCGGATGAGCTCGTCGGTGGGCGTGTGGTCGATCCAGTTCTCGCCGGTGAACTCGAGCTTGCCATCGTCGTCGCGGCGATAGAAGCGCAGTTTGCCTTTGGGGAGCGCGATGCCGAGGCCGTTCTCCTTTGAATTCCTGAACTCCTGCATCACCCAGACTTTCGGATTCGACTCGGTGCCGTAGCCCTGATCGTTGCGCGCGTTCTCCATGGTGTATCCGTACCAGCGGTCGAGCTTGGCGCCATCGTAGACGTAGATGCGCTTCGACTTGACGTCCGTGCCGCGGACGAACTCGACCTGCTTGGTCTCGTTGTCGTGCAGCGTGACGGAGCGGACCAGCGAGTACATGTGGTACTCGTCAAAACTCTTCTCGCGGACGGTGGGCGCCATCGACATTTCCGCCTTCAGGGCGCGGTTCTCATCCGCGGCGCCGGCTGCGGGACGTGCGCCGGGTTGCAGCTTGTTGACGTCGCCGGCGATGAGCTTGATGTCGGCATCGTCGAAGCGCTTGCCGCTGCGGTTGATGAAGCTGACGAGGCCAAAGACGTCGATCTTCTCTTCGCCGTTCGCACCGCCAGCCGCGCCCGATGCCGGCGCGACGATGTTGTAGTCCGCCGCCCAGCTCAGCCCGCTGGTGACGTAGCTGACCTCGGCGTCGAGAGTGGTAGCGGAAGGCGTGTTCAGCAACCAGTTGATGGTCGGGTGCAGGATGGTGTCCGCACCGAGATTCGGGAAGATGGGCAGGCCGGGCAGGCCGAAGCGCAGCTTGCCGTCGACTTCGATGATGGGCTGTCCGGCGCCGTAGCCGGGATACGCCTGGCCATACTCGTTGTAGGCCGGATGGGGCACGTATCCGGAGCGGATGATCTTGCCGCGGATGCGCTCGACGCGTCCGTCTTGCATCCGGATCTCGAAGTCGATGGTCTGCCCCTCGTAGAGCGAGAGCAGCAGCTCTTGCGTGATGGGATCGTTGCGGTAGTCCTGCTCGAGGACCTGGAGCTGGGTGCGTCCGTTGAGATCGCGCAGGATGACGGACTCGGGCTCGAGAAAGGCGGTGGCGTCGGCAAAGCGGACGCGGTTCACTCCCGCGGTCAACTGCATGGGAAAGACCTGCCGCACCAGGGCGAAGTTCTGGTTATAGATGGTGATGGCGGCGCCTTTGCCGGCCGCCGCCTTCTCGGATTGCGACGATTGGGCGGCAGCGGTGAGCGCGAGCAGTAGGGCCGCGACCGCCGCGAGCATGGATATCTTCGTTTTCATCTCTCTCCTCGTTCATTTCTCGTACTGAGAGGAGAACGGAGAGCGGGGAGCGGCTTGCAGAGATTCTTTGTGGGTGGCTGGACCTGAGATGCTTCGTCGCTGCTCGCGGCCCGGAAAAGGCGGCCGCTCGCGACGCTCCTCAGCATGACCCATCAGGATGGAAGGTGCTAGACTGCGGCGTTTCCACGGAGGAACCAATGCGCGCTCGGGTGGCTATCCTTACTATTTCGTTCCTGGTGGTCGGGTTGTCGTTGGCGACGGCGCAGCAACCGGCTCACGGCTTGAGCGCGGACCAGCGCGCGGCCATCGACAAGGCTGCCACGGAGGCGCTGAAGGCCAGCGGCACGCCGAGCGCGTCGCTCGCGGTGGTGAAAGACGGTCAGCTCGCTTACGTGCGCGCCTACGGCAACGCCAAACTCGAGCCACCCACGCCGGCGACGCCGGAGATGCGCTATTCCATCGGATCGAACTCGAAGCAGTTCACCGCCACCGCCATCCTGATGCTGGCGGAGCAAGGCAAGCTCTCCCTCGACGACAAGGTCGCGCGCTTCCTGCCGGATCTCACCCGCGCGAACCAGGTCAGCATCCGGCAACTGCTCACCATGACCTCCGGCTACCAGGATTACTGGCCCCAGGATTACGTGATGCCCAACATGCTGAAGCCGGTGACGGCGCAGCAGATCCTCGCGGGCTGGGCGCGCAAGCCGCTCGATTTCGATCCCGGCGCAAAGTGGCAGTACTCGAACACGAACTACGTGATCGCCGGGCAGATCGTGGAGAAGGTGAGCAGGCAAGACCTGTACCGCTACCTGATGCAACACGTGTTCGCGCCGCTCGAGATGCGCAGCGTCGCCAACGTAGACCGCGCGCCGCTGCCGGCGAGCGATCCGATCGGCTATCGCCGGTACGCGCTCGGCCCGCTGCGTC is from Acidobacteriota bacterium and encodes:
- a CDS encoding VWA domain-containing protein, translated to MKTRYVVLAALLALSGALFFLNLSVTHAAPPPPPKPSPSHPGQAGALQVIGKDGQVIGECPLKHTGVKAEISGFLARVEVTQEFVNDGTDKIEAVYVFPLPQNAAVNDMTMHVGTRLVRGIIKRREEAQAIYDKARSTGHVAALLDQERPNIFTQSVANIMPGETVTITLTYVDTLKYEAGSYEFMFPTVVGPRYIPGAALQANQVIGQQGGGRLPDTGKVPDASRITPPVAPQNVRAGHDISIAVALDAGVPITGLRSELHQVDVERTGASSAVVRLRDEDTIPNKDFILRYEVAGQQIADALLVHAEQSKAAQSLGGALAGSQTAGYFTFILQPPERVFDEDATPRELVFVLDTSGSMSGFPIEKAKETMALALGNLRAKDTFNLITFSGDEHILFPEPVPATAANLVKAQQFLASREGSGGTEMMKAIRAALAPTDKLDHLRIAIFFTDGYVGNDMEIIGEVKKHANARVFAFGIGNSVNRFLLDNMAKEGRGEVEYVTLDSDAEAAVTRLEERVRTPLLTDVSIDWNGLPVTDVSPARPADLFSAKPLVLTGRYTQAAHGTITLRGRRAGQPFTREITVDLPAVEKSNRVLATLWARRKVDDLMSQDWNGAQQGTMKKALQEQVTQLGLDYKMMTQFTSLVAVEEMVVTDSGVPRTVQVPVEVPQGVDRAMAVGEERDAKTMNFAGSYNGSGMLNAPPASSPVPMILRQQIQSLPTRSRNTYSLSGTAGKGYADRKDEAMVAKMTDELFQILACLEAKPASAGGCSGVLHVRIALTDNSAATLQKLKLLGFKLTIQPTTAKLVYGELPAASLKAVAAMTEVFFLSRAEPIGKSGASTKH
- a CDS encoding beta-lactamase family protein, with amino-acid sequence MRARVAILTISFLVVGLSLATAQQPAHGLSADQRAAIDKAATEALKASGTPSASLAVVKDGQLAYVRAYGNAKLEPPTPATPEMRYSIGSNSKQFTATAILMLAEQGKLSLDDKVARFLPDLTRANQVSIRQLLTMTSGYQDYWPQDYVMPNMLKPVTAQQILAGWARKPLDFDPGAKWQYSNTNYVIAGQIVEKVSRQDLYRYLMQHVFAPLEMRSVANVDRAPLPASDPIGYRRYALGPLRPAPKEGPGWLDAAGELAMTPSDLARWDIAMIEQRLLQPASYKQQQTATLLNSGVAFPYGLGVFVRAPGGRRVITHGGEVSGFTSTNNVYPEDKVAVVVFTNQDAVGTPDTIADAVAKVLFADTDPATKTATERARQIFLGLEQGKLDRTQFTDNANFYFSEEALRDLQTSLGRCGEPKEFAPLGPRGERGGMFARAWRVGCGEQKLRVWTFELPDGKLEQYQIAPME